The window GATGCGGATCATCCGTTAGCCGCACGTGCCGTCACAATGCGCTTGCGCCACCCTCCACACGTTTGCACGCCTTTTTCATATGTGATATACTTATCAAAGTCGTTGGGTTCTAACCATTTCGTAACCATGATGTCAGGGGGCCACCGCGCGCCCAGGCTCCATGCGTGCGAACAGCTGCTTGTGCCGATGGATCGGCCTACGGTAGGCCCGAGGCCTGGTATGGAATTACCCGGCGCATCCAGCCTGGCATGGCGCGCCGTACGATCGAGGATCGGCCAAGTATCGGCAGCCCTTTTCGACGTGAATCGAGCCAGCTGTGGGCTGCCATGCAGGCTCACGCGTTCTGCGAATCGCGATAGGCGGGGTGCCGGCACGAACACCGGCGCGGTACTGAAATCAGCAAAGGAGCGCAGGCGTGCTTGCGAACTACGCGTTCATCGGCCTCTTCTTCATCGCCGCTGCGTCATTTCCAGTTCTCCCACTCATCGGCGCATACTTCCTGCGGCCATCGCGCCCGACTGAGATCAAGCTCGACACCTACGAGTGCGGCTTGGAGGCGATCGGCGATATCTGGGTTCAGTTTAAGGTTCAGTATTACCTGTACGCGCTGGCGTTTGTAGTCTTCGATATTGAGGTCGTCTTCCTCTACCCGTGGGCGGTAGCGTTCAACCAGCTCGGCCTGTTTGCGCTGGTCGAGATGGCGATCTTCCTCTTTATTCTGATCAGCGGGCTGGTGTATGCCTGGCGCAAGGGTGCGCTAGAGTGGGTATAATCGGAGTGTAGGGGCGCATGATTATGCGCCCCTACGCTGTGCTAGGCGATTAGGTGATACATGACAGATGACAAAGATACCCAGCTAGAACTTGAAAAGCAAGGTGTGTTCATATCCACGATCAACCGGTTCTACAACTGGGGCCGGCGCTCGTCGGTATGGCCGATGGCGTTCGGGCTGGCCTGCTGTGCGATCGAGATGATGGCAACCGGGCTTTCGCGCTACGATCTGGCGCGCTTCGGCGCCGAGATGTTCCGTGCTTCGCCGCGCCAGGCCGACCTGATGATTGTGGCCGGCACCGTAACCAAGAAGATGGCGCCGCAGGTCGTGCGGCTGTACAACCAGATGCCCGAGCCACGCTACGTGATCTCGATGGGCGCCTGCGCCACCTCGGGCGGGCCATTCCGCGACGGCTACAATGTGCTGCGCGGGATCGACCTGTTCCTGCCGGTCGATGTGTACATCCCCGGCTGCCCGCCGCGGCCCGAGGCGCTGCTGCACGCGCTGATGACGCTGCAGGCACAGATCGACGACCAGAAGCTCAACCGCGTGCGCTGGTATGGCAAGCGCGAGGCCAAAGACTTCCCGGTGCCAACCTTCGGCAAGCAAGGCCTCGAGATCGACGGCAAGCTGGTCGATCCGGTCGGCGGCCTACCGCTGGTGAGCCCGTACAATGCGCCACTCTATGGCGAAGAGCGCACCGGCCTGATCGAGCATCCCGAGCTAGTGCGCCAGTTCCCGATCATGGACGACAGCGTCGAGCTGGAAGGGCCGAACAAGGCCGTGGGTGTGGCGCCCGAGATTGCGATCGACGACCTGAAGCGCAAGGCGGAGGTGCCCCGTGCCTGAGATCAGCCCGACCGAGCTGAAAGAGCGCTTCATCCGCGACCTCCCCGGCGTACTGGCGCCCGAACGACCAAAGGCCGAGCATGCGCAGCCTGGCCACACCGCTGCGCCGCCGGCAAAGGGCAAAAAGGGCGAGGAAGGCCCAGCCGACCTGCTGGCGACCAGCGACGCGGTGGTGCTGGCCGAACGCCTCCCCGACGTGGCCCAGTATGTGCGCGACACGTTAGGTTACGAGCTCCTCACCGATCTCACTGCAGTCGATTTTCTGGCCGATGGTGTGATTGAGCTGATCTACCGCTTCCAGCACCTGGGCGGCGGCCCGACGCTGCCGATCAAGACCAGGGTGCCGCGCGACCATGCCGTAGTGCCGTCGATCACGCCGATCTGGCCCGGCGCCGACCTGCAAGAGCGCGAGGCCTTCGACCTGTATGGCGTCGATTTCCCAGGCCACCCAAACTTGAAGCGCGTCTATATGTGGGACGAGTTTGAGGGCTTCCCAATGCGTAAAGACTTCCCGAAGCAGGGCGACAAGTATCTCGGCGACGGAGAGGAGTAGTGAACAGGAGCCAGAATACAGCAGTCAGAATAGATCCGCGCTATGCTGGCTCCTGGCTCCTGGCGCTTGACTCACGAACATTATGCTAAAAACAGAAGAACTCCAGATCAATATCGGCCCGCAGCACCCGTCGACGCACGGCGTGTTCCGGCTGATCGTGAGGGTCGACGGCGAGACGATCATCGACCTCAAACCGGTATTTGGCTACCTGCACCGCAACCACGAGCAGATCGGCGAGGTCTCGACCTATATTCAGATGATGCCGTTCACCGATCGGCTCGACTACTTCAACTCGATGGCCAACAACTTCGGCCTGGCGCTGGCCGTCGAGAAGCTGGCCGGCATCGAGGTGCCGCAGCGCGCTAACTACATTCGGGTGCTCATGGCCGAGCTGAGCCGCATCCTCAACCACGCCACGGCCGTCGCGTTCATGATCAACGACATGGGCGCCTGGCAGACGCCGCTGGCGTTTGGTATGCGCGAGCGCGAGAAGATCCTCGACCTGTTCGAGATGGCCAGCGGCGCACGCATGATGTGCAACTACTTCCGCTTCGGCGGCCTGGTGCGCGACCTCCCGGCCGAGTTCATGCCGCTGCTGAAAGATCTGATGAAGGGCCTGCCGACGTTCTTCGACGAATTCGAGCGGCTGCTGCGCGAGAACGAGATCCTGCGGGTACGCTCGGAGGGCGTGGGCATTCTGCCGAAGGAGCTGGCAGCCTCGTATAGCGTGACCGGCCCGGTGCTACGTGCCTCGGGCATTGCCTACGACGTGCGCAAGGCCGAGCCGTATAGCGTGTATAACGAGCTCGACTTCGACGTGCCGATCGGCTCGATTGGCGATATTTACGACCGCTTCCTGGTGCGGATTGAAGAGATGCGCCAGAGCTACCGGATCGTGCAGCAAGTGATCGAGCGCCTGCCCGACACAACCGGCGGGCATATCAATCCATCGATGGCCAGCATCGGCAAGCAGAAGGCGCTTAAGCCGCCGGTGGGCGACGTGTATGGCCGGGTCGAGACACCCAAGGGCGAGCTAGGCTTCTACCTGGTGAGCGATGGCTCGGCGCGGCCGTACCGCTACAAGGTGCGCGCACCCTCGTTCATCAACCTGACGCCGCTGGGCGACATGTGCCGCGGCCATAAAGTCGCCGATGTGGTCGTCATTCTCGGCAGTATCGATATTGTGCTGGGCGAAGTAGATCGATGATAGAACCAAGAACTGAGAACCAGCAGATCACTATTGGTTCTTGGTTCTCAGTTCCTGGTTCGCTGGAAGGTTAGAGTATGACGACTGAGTTTCCTCAGGGGAAAGCCTACATCGTCGATCGCGGCAAGCCCAAGCTGCGCGCCGGGCAGGGCATGATCGCCGGCCTCGACGTCGTGATTCGGCATTTCTTCAGTGCGTTCGGCAATAAGATCGAGAACCCCGCCGACACCTCGGGCGTCTTTACCGTGCAATACCCTGAAGAGCGGCTGGCGCTGCCCGAGGCGTTTCGCAACTTCCCGATCTTGCTCTACGACGACGCAACCGGCCACGAGCTGTGTACCTCGTGCTTCCAGTGCGAGCGGATCTGCCCGCCACAGGTCATTCACATGACCCAGGCGGTCGACCCGACCACCGGCAAGCCGGTGCCGGCAGTGGCCGAGTTCATGATCGAGTACGACGCGTGCATGAGCTGCGGCCTGTGCGCTGAAGTCTGCCCGTTCGACGCGATCAAGATGGATCACGAGTTCGAGCTTTCGACCGCCGACCATGCTGCGATGACGGTTGCGAAGGCCGACCTCGACCGGCCGGTGTCGTACTATCAGGCGATTGCGCCAACCTTCTGGGCCGAGGTGAAAGACGGCGCGTACAAGAAGCTGCAAGGGAATATGAAGCGCCGCACCGGCACGATCGGCATCTCGCCGCGCGCGCTCGGCAAGGTGGCAAAGCCTGCGGCTGCGGCACGGCCGGCGGCTGGCGTCGCGAAGCCGGCTGCGGCGCGGCCGGCCGCGCCGATGGCCGCACCCGGCAAGAATATGTCTGAAGAGAAGCTGGCGCGCCTGCTGTCGATCCGCGCTGCGAACGCCGCCAAGGCCGGCGGGGTGGCCCCGGCCGAAGCCGACGAGGCCGTGGCCGCAGTGGCCGACGGCGGGGCCGAGGAAGCGACTGCGGTGGCCGCTGTCGCGCGCACGGCCGCAGTGGGCGGGCTGCCCTTCAGCGCCGACAACCTGCTGGGCGGCGTGCCGGCCAACACCACCATGGCCGAGGACAAAATCGAGCGGCTGAAGGCGATTCGTTCGGGCAACCTGGCCAAGCAAGGGTGAGCATTGTACGTAGCGTGTAGTGCGGATACACAACGCATCACGAACCGGGGATACAGCGCATGATAGACGTTTTACAGTCACTGCTCGGCAGCCTGCTACCCAGCTGGCTGATCTACGTGATCAGCTTTCTGGTGAATACCACGATCATCCTGATCGTCACGCCGGTGACCTTCATGATGATGACATGGTTCGAGCGCCGGATCGTGGCGCGCATGCAGGATCGCCTGGGGCCGAACCGGGTCGGCCCGGCCGGCCTGCTCCAGGCAGTAGCCGACGGCGTCAAGATGTTCACCAAAGAGAATATCACGCCGCGCGCGGCCGACAAATGGGTTCACCTGATTGCGCCGATCGTGGCCACCGCGCCGGTGATGTTCCTGTTCGCGGTGATCCCGTGGGGCCGCGGCCTCGAGCCATCGGCGACCGACGTGAGCGTACTGTTTGTGGTGGCGATCTCGTCGATCTCGGCGGTGGGGCTGATGATGGGCGGCTGGGGCTCGAACAACAAGTTCGCACTACTCGGCGCCATGCGCGCGGTGGCCCAGATGGTTTCGTACGAGATCCCGGCAGTGATCGCCCTATTGTCGATGGTGCTGTTCACCAGCACCATGAACCTGAACAGCTACTCGGCACTTCAGGGCGGCATCCCGCTGCTGGGCAGCACGCTGGCCGA of the Candidatus Kouleothrix ribensis genome contains:
- the ndhC gene encoding NADH-quinone oxidoreductase subunit A yields the protein MLANYAFIGLFFIAAASFPVLPLIGAYFLRPSRPTEIKLDTYECGLEAIGDIWVQFKVQYYLYALAFVVFDIEVVFLYPWAVAFNQLGLFALVEMAIFLFILISGLVYAWRKGALEWV
- a CDS encoding NADH-quinone oxidoreductase subunit B yields the protein MTDDKDTQLELEKQGVFISTINRFYNWGRRSSVWPMAFGLACCAIEMMATGLSRYDLARFGAEMFRASPRQADLMIVAGTVTKKMAPQVVRLYNQMPEPRYVISMGACATSGGPFRDGYNVLRGIDLFLPVDVYIPGCPPRPEALLHALMTLQAQIDDQKLNRVRWYGKREAKDFPVPTFGKQGLEIDGKLVDPVGGLPLVSPYNAPLYGEERTGLIEHPELVRQFPIMDDSVELEGPNKAVGVAPEIAIDDLKRKAEVPRA
- a CDS encoding NADH-quinone oxidoreductase subunit C, whose product is MPEISPTELKERFIRDLPGVLAPERPKAEHAQPGHTAAPPAKGKKGEEGPADLLATSDAVVLAERLPDVAQYVRDTLGYELLTDLTAVDFLADGVIELIYRFQHLGGGPTLPIKTRVPRDHAVVPSITPIWPGADLQEREAFDLYGVDFPGHPNLKRVYMWDEFEGFPMRKDFPKQGDKYLGDGEE
- a CDS encoding NADH-quinone oxidoreductase subunit D, translated to MLKTEELQINIGPQHPSTHGVFRLIVRVDGETIIDLKPVFGYLHRNHEQIGEVSTYIQMMPFTDRLDYFNSMANNFGLALAVEKLAGIEVPQRANYIRVLMAELSRILNHATAVAFMINDMGAWQTPLAFGMREREKILDLFEMASGARMMCNYFRFGGLVRDLPAEFMPLLKDLMKGLPTFFDEFERLLRENEILRVRSEGVGILPKELAASYSVTGPVLRASGIAYDVRKAEPYSVYNELDFDVPIGSIGDIYDRFLVRIEEMRQSYRIVQQVIERLPDTTGGHINPSMASIGKQKALKPPVGDVYGRVETPKGELGFYLVSDGSARPYRYKVRAPSFINLTPLGDMCRGHKVADVVVILGSIDIVLGEVDR
- a CDS encoding 4Fe-4S binding protein, with translation MTTEFPQGKAYIVDRGKPKLRAGQGMIAGLDVVIRHFFSAFGNKIENPADTSGVFTVQYPEERLALPEAFRNFPILLYDDATGHELCTSCFQCERICPPQVIHMTQAVDPTTGKPVPAVAEFMIEYDACMSCGLCAEVCPFDAIKMDHEFELSTADHAAMTVAKADLDRPVSYYQAIAPTFWAEVKDGAYKKLQGNMKRRTGTIGISPRALGKVAKPAAAARPAAGVAKPAAARPAAPMAAPGKNMSEEKLARLLSIRAANAAKAGGVAPAEADEAVAAVADGGAEEATAVAAVARTAAVGGLPFSADNLLGGVPANTTMAEDKIERLKAIRSGNLAKQG